A single window of Gossypium hirsutum isolate 1008001.06 chromosome A10, Gossypium_hirsutum_v2.1, whole genome shotgun sequence DNA harbors:
- the LOC107896127 gene encoding protein DETOXIFICATION 27 has protein sequence MSGNGGALEEARVPLIDDLASTEKYYENGPLRERVWIEPKKLWRIVGPAIFNRLASYSILVITQAFTGHLGDLELAAISIANNVIVGFNFGLLLGMASALETLCGQAFGAKKYYMLGIYMQRSWIIPSICCVLLLPLYLFASPVLKLLGQPKDVAELSGMVAIWMIPLHFSFALQFPLQRFLQCQLKNMVTAWVSLVALAVHGIVSWVLVYRFRVGVVGTVVSMNFSWWVLVFGHLGYTVCGGCPSTWTGFSMEAFSGLWEFIKLSAAAGVMLCLENWYYRILILMTGNLENAKIAVDALSICMTINGWEMMIPLAFFAGTGVRVANELGAGNGKGAKFATTVSVVTSILIGIFFWLLIMILHDKFALIFSASDPVLKAVTNLSFLLAFTVLLNSVQPILSGVAVGCGWQSYVAYINLGCYYLIGVPLGFFMGWGFHLGVMGIWGGMIFGGTAIQTLILALITLRCDWQKEAEKANLLLQKWSEV, from the exons ATGTCGGGCAACGGTGGTGCATTGGAGGAAGCAAGGGTTCCATTGATTGATGATTTAGCATCAACAGAAAAATATTATGAGAATGGACCCCTTAGGGAAAGGGTATGGATTGAACCAAAGAAACTATGGAGGATAGTCGGCCCTGCAATCTTCAACCGTCTCGCCTCTTATTCCATACTGGTTATCACTCAAGCCTTCACCGGCCACCTTGGTGACCTTGAGCTTGCTGCCATTTCCATCGCAAATAATGTCATCGTCGGCTTCAACTTTGGCCTTTTg ttgggGATGGCGAGTGCACTTGAGACCCTATGTGGGCAAGCCTTTGGAGCAAAGAAATACTACATGTTGGGAATCTACATGCAACGTTCATGGATCATTCCCTCCATATGTTGTGTTTTGCTATTGCCTTTATATCTCTTTGCTTCACCCGTATTGAAACTATTGGGACAGCCTAAAGATGTTGCTGAGCTATCGGGGATGGTTGCTATTTGGATGATTCCACTTCATTTCAGCTTTGCATTACAGTTCCCACTGCAAAGATTCTTGCAGTGTCAGCTAAAAAACATGGTGACGGCTTGGGTCTCATTGGTGGCTCTTGCGGTCCATGGGATCGTGAGCTGGGTGTTAGTGTATAGGTTTCGAGTGGGTGTGGTTGGGACGGTGGTTAGCATGAATTTTTCGTGGTGGGTTTTGGTTTTCGGCCACTTGGGTTACACTGTTTGTGGCGGCTGTCCTTCAACTTGGACCGGTTTCTCCATGGAAGCTTTCTCTGGTCTTTGGGAATTCATCAAACTCTCTGCAGCTGCTGGGGTCATGCTTTG CTTGGAAAACTGGTACTATAGAATACTAATATTGATGACTGGAAATCTGGAAAACGCCAAGATTGCCGTCGATGCTTTGTCCATATG CATGACAATTAATGGATGGGAGATGATGATTCCTCTCGCGTTCTTTGCTGGTACCGG TGTGAGGGTGGCAAATGAGCTTGGAGCAGGGAATGGGAAAGGAGCCAAGTTTGCAACAACAGTTTCAGTTGTGACATCAATTCTAATAGGAATCTTCTTCTGGTTGTTAATTATGATATTGCATGATAAATTTGCTCTCATATTTTCTGCAAGTGACCCTGTTTTGAAAGCAGTCACCAACCTCTCTTTTCTCTTAGCCTTCACTGTTCTGCTCAACAGTGTTCAGCCTATTCTATCTG GGGTGGCTGTTGGATGTGGATGGCAATCCTACGTGGCTTACATAAATTTGGGTTGCTATTATCTCATTGGGGTTCCACTTGGATTTTTTATGGGGTGGGGTTTCCACCTAGGAGTCATG GGAATTTGGGGTGGAATGATATTTGGAGGAACAGCAATTCAAACTCTGATATTGGCGCTCATTACCTTACGATGTGATTGGCAGAAGGAG GCTGAGAAAGCAAACCTGCTCCTCCAGAAGTGGTCTGAAgtttga
- the LOC107897509 gene encoding putative clathrin assembly protein At4g40080 codes for MGRVKVFRDLIGIIKDKASQSKAALISNPRTLSLHLALLRATTHDPFSPPDPTHLATLLSFGHCSRATASTAVDAIMDRLQTTRDASVAIKCLITVHHIIKRGSFILQDQFSVYPSTGGRNYLKLSNFRDDTTPLTWELSSWVRWYALYLENLLSTSRILGFFLCSTSSSVDKDREEDRVSSLINTELLKEINSLGNLIEQIAKKPDSSNSNGNVLVDAVLGLVGEDYLSSINEISIRVSEFKERLDCLGFVDSVELVCALRRLEECKERLSTLSQRKKVMIESVWGSINEVKDQIGNSKAYKEDEGRLLMMGRRNKVSESARFGERVVMKHSGNSVKFSSGRFLSFNDLTFPAYASME; via the exons ATGGGGCGCGTAAAAGTTTTCAGAGATTTGATCGGAATCATCAAGGACAAAGCTTCTCAAAGCAAAGCTGCTTTGATTTCCAATCCCAGAACCTTATCTCTCCACCTGGCCTTACTCAGAGCCACCACCCATGACCCCTTCTCCCCACCCGACCCCACACACTTGGCCACTCTTCTTTCCTTCGGTCACTGCTCACGTGCCACCGCCTCCACCGCCGTCGACGCCATCATGGACCGCCTTCAAACCACCCGCGATGCCTCCGTTGCCATCAAATGTCTCATCACTGTTCATCACATCATTAAACGTGGGAGCTTTATTCTTCAAGATCAGTTTTCTGTTTACCCTTCCACCGGTGGCCGTAACTACCTTAAACTATCGAATTTCAGAGACGATACGACGCCGTTAACATGGGAACTTTCTTCTTGGGTTAGATG GTATGCTTTATACCTTGAAAACCTGTTGTCAACTTCAAGGATTTTGGGGTTCTTTCTATGTTCAACTTCAAGCAGTGTAGATAAAGATAGAGAAGAAGACAGAGTATCATCCCTTATAAACACCGAATTGCTTAAAGAAATAAACTCTTTGGGGAATTTGATCGAACAGATTGCCAAAAAGCCAGATTCTTCGAATTCTAATGGCAACGTATTGGTAGATGCGGTCCTGGGGTTGGTCGGAGAGGACTACTTATCATCAATCAACGAGATTTCAATTCGGGTCAGTGAGTTCAAGGAGAGACTCGATTGTTTGGGCTTTGTTGACTCGGTTGAGTTGGTGTGTGCTTTGAGAAGACTGGAGGAATGTAAGGAGAGACTGTCAACACTTTCCCAGAGGAAGAAAGTGATGATTGAGTCGGTTTGGGGTTCAATAAATGAGGTAAAGGATCAAATTGGGAACAGTAAAGCGTATAAAGAAGATGAAGGGAGATTGTTGATGATGGGAAGGAGGAACAAGGTGAGTGAGTCGGCTCGGTTTGGGGAGCGAGTTGTGATGAAGCATAGCGGTAATTCAGTGAAGTTCTCTTCAGGAAGGTTTCTGAGTTTCAATGACTTGACTTTTCCAGCTTATGCGTCGATGGAGTGA